From the genome of Lentilactobacillus buchneri, one region includes:
- a CDS encoding PolC-type DNA polymerase III, protein MSLDRNQLFEKLLEQLQWTQANELPYFEDAKIDRLEVHKQSQRWQFDISLPRILPFEVFNDFNARLQSAFKEIADVSLNISAKNDTFTEQLLRQYWQWVVPHSGVTSPLMKELCADKFPSIVDSRVEFVAENDIVKDFMTNTALGPIEDAFQRAGFPDFTIHTIVDESSSQQNIQALKKKNDAANAELVKKANQAIKENAQAHPKSGNGGGKSTIGRRIKDDLPVMKMEEIVEEERSVVVSGYIFDKEIRALRSGRQLLMLKITDYTSSIQVKKFSNKGEEALFEGVNEGDWVKVRGSVQEDNYSHELTLNAYDINPIKTVSRQDTADDDKKRVELHLHTTMSQMDATNNIADFAKQAKHFGQKALAITDHAGVQGFPDAFHAGQKNDIKMLYGVEINLVDDGVPITYNDKHVPLKDATYVVFDTETTGLSAIYDRVIELSAVKMQNSNVIDQFEEFIDPGFHLSERTTNLTSITDEMVHGSKSEEEVFKLFREFCGDAIVVGHNVTFDMGFMNTGYVRHGMHEMQNPIIDTLTLARFLYPNLRGYRLNTLAKKFDVSLEHHHRAIYDAETTGHLNYLFLKDAEDRYGIVYHDQLNDHMTDNDAYRHARPSHAILLAKTQAGLKNMFKIVSLSNVKYFYRVPRVPRTQLEKYRDGLIVGSACSSGEVFTAMMQKGLDEARQKAGFYDYLEVQPKRAYAPLIESGLIADDENLEQILTNMVKLGDELDKPVVATGDVHYLNPQDYIYRKILINSQGGANPLNRQELPDLHFLTTDEMLSDFNFLGPEKAEEIVVDNTNQIADEIEDVHPLKDKLYTPRMEGAEDEIKSRTMDTAHAWYGDPLPKIVSDRLDKELKSIIGNGFSVIYLIAQRLVAKSNKDGYLVGSRGSVGSSLVATLTGITEVNPLPPHYRCPNCQHTEFFTKGEYSSGYDLPHKKCPKCGTMMIGDGHNIPFETFLGFTGNKVPDIDLNFSGDYQPIAHNYTKVLFGEKNVFRAGTIGTVADKTAYGYVKAYERDKGEVYRQAEEDRLAKGATGVKRTTGQHPAGIIVVPDYMDIYDFTPIQYPADDQDAAWQTTHFDFHSIHDNILKIDILGHDDPTMIRMLQDLSGIDPKTIPMDDPGVMSIFSSPKILGVTEDQIQSKTGTLGVPEFGTRFVRGMLEQTHPSNYSELLQISGLSHGTDVWMGNADELIKNGTATIANVIGCRDNIMTDLINWGLDSELSFQIMESVRHGRGIPDDWQAEMKKAKIPDWYIQSCLKIKYMFPRAHAAAYILMALRIAYFKVYFPMVYYASYFSVRADDFDIVSMCRGKEAVKNAMRMINDKGMEASTKEKNLLTVLELANEMLERGYHFQMVDLDKSDASQWLIDGDTLIAPFNSVPGLGLNVAKQIVAAREDKPFISKEDLAKRGKVSKTLIDFMTENNVLAGLPDENQLNLFDLM, encoded by the coding sequence ATGAGTTTGGATCGAAATCAATTATTTGAAAAGTTGCTTGAACAGCTTCAATGGACACAGGCAAATGAATTGCCTTATTTTGAGGATGCTAAAATTGATCGCCTGGAAGTTCATAAACAAAGCCAGCGGTGGCAATTTGACATTTCACTTCCACGAATCCTGCCATTTGAGGTTTTTAACGATTTTAATGCCAGACTACAGTCTGCGTTTAAAGAAATCGCTGATGTTTCACTGAATATTTCTGCAAAAAATGATACCTTTACTGAACAACTGCTTCGGCAATACTGGCAATGGGTCGTTCCACATAGTGGGGTTACCTCACCGTTAATGAAGGAATTATGTGCAGACAAGTTTCCCTCCATTGTCGATTCGCGGGTGGAGTTTGTCGCTGAAAATGACATCGTCAAGGACTTTATGACCAACACTGCCTTGGGGCCAATTGAAGATGCCTTTCAGCGGGCAGGCTTTCCTGACTTTACAATTCACACGATCGTCGATGAAAGTTCTTCTCAGCAAAACATTCAAGCCCTCAAGAAGAAAAACGATGCTGCCAATGCGGAATTAGTCAAGAAGGCTAACCAAGCGATCAAGGAGAATGCTCAAGCTCATCCCAAGAGTGGTAACGGTGGGGGCAAGTCAACCATTGGTCGGCGAATCAAAGATGATTTACCCGTAATGAAGATGGAAGAAATTGTAGAAGAGGAACGCTCTGTGGTTGTCTCTGGCTACATTTTCGATAAAGAAATCCGGGCATTGCGTTCCGGCCGCCAGCTTTTGATGCTGAAGATTACTGACTATACATCATCCATTCAAGTAAAGAAATTTTCCAATAAAGGTGAAGAAGCGCTCTTTGAAGGCGTTAACGAAGGCGATTGGGTGAAGGTTCGTGGTAGCGTCCAAGAGGATAACTACTCTCATGAACTAACTTTGAATGCCTATGATATTAACCCCATTAAGACGGTTAGCCGTCAAGATACTGCAGATGATGATAAGAAACGGGTTGAACTACACCTGCACACCACAATGAGCCAAATGGATGCCACTAATAACATTGCTGACTTTGCCAAGCAGGCCAAGCACTTTGGCCAAAAAGCCCTGGCAATCACCGATCATGCGGGTGTCCAAGGATTTCCAGACGCCTTTCATGCCGGCCAAAAAAATGACATCAAGATGCTCTATGGTGTTGAAATTAACCTGGTCGATGACGGCGTTCCGATTACTTACAATGATAAGCACGTTCCGTTAAAGGATGCGACTTACGTCGTTTTTGATACTGAAACAACCGGCTTATCAGCCATTTATGACCGCGTTATCGAGCTTTCAGCCGTTAAAATGCAGAACAGTAACGTGATTGATCAATTTGAAGAATTTATTGACCCGGGTTTCCATTTGTCGGAACGAACGACGAATCTGACGTCAATTACCGATGAGATGGTTCACGGCTCAAAGTCTGAGGAAGAAGTCTTCAAACTTTTCCGGGAATTTTGTGGCGATGCGATTGTCGTCGGCCATAACGTGACGTTTGATATGGGGTTCATGAACACCGGCTACGTTCGTCATGGCATGCATGAGATGCAAAACCCAATCATCGATACTTTGACTTTGGCCAGATTTTTGTACCCTAATTTACGGGGTTATCGACTGAATACCTTGGCTAAGAAATTTGATGTCAGTTTGGAACACCACCATCGAGCAATCTATGATGCTGAAACCACCGGCCACTTAAACTATCTATTTTTAAAGGATGCTGAAGATCGATACGGCATTGTCTATCACGATCAGCTTAATGATCACATGACTGATAACGATGCGTACCGCCATGCTCGGCCGTCTCACGCCATTTTATTGGCCAAAACCCAGGCCGGCCTCAAAAACATGTTTAAAATCGTTTCCTTGTCAAACGTCAAGTACTTCTACCGGGTTCCACGGGTCCCCCGGACGCAACTGGAGAAGTACCGGGATGGCTTGATTGTCGGCTCTGCCTGTTCATCGGGTGAGGTCTTTACAGCCATGATGCAAAAGGGATTGGATGAGGCCCGCCAAAAAGCTGGCTTTTATGATTATCTTGAAGTTCAGCCCAAACGTGCTTACGCGCCACTGATTGAATCCGGTTTGATCGCCGATGATGAGAATCTTGAGCAAATCTTAACCAATATGGTCAAACTTGGCGATGAGCTGGACAAGCCGGTCGTGGCAACCGGGGACGTTCACTATCTCAATCCGCAAGATTACATTTATCGAAAAATCTTGATTAATTCGCAAGGTGGCGCCAATCCTCTGAACCGTCAAGAATTACCCGACCTTCATTTCCTCACAACTGATGAAATGTTGAGTGACTTCAACTTCTTGGGCCCAGAAAAGGCCGAAGAAATTGTTGTGGACAACACCAATCAAATTGCTGATGAAATTGAGGACGTCCATCCATTGAAGGATAAGTTGTACACCCCAAGAATGGAAGGGGCCGAAGACGAGATTAAGTCACGGACGATGGACACCGCCCACGCTTGGTATGGTGATCCACTGCCTAAGATTGTTTCTGATCGTTTGGATAAAGAATTAAAGAGTATCATCGGAAACGGGTTCTCGGTGATTTACTTGATTGCCCAACGACTGGTTGCCAAAAGTAACAAGGACGGATACTTGGTAGGTTCCCGTGGGTCGGTTGGTTCCAGTTTGGTTGCGACCCTCACCGGAATTACTGAGGTCAATCCACTGCCGCCACATTATCGTTGTCCGAACTGTCAACACACTGAATTCTTTACCAAGGGTGAATACAGCTCCGGGTATGATTTGCCACACAAAAAGTGTCCCAAGTGCGGCACCATGATGATTGGTGACGGCCACAACATTCCGTTTGAAACCTTCTTAGGCTTCACCGGAAATAAGGTTCCTGATATTGATTTGAACTTTTCTGGTGATTATCAGCCAATTGCCCATAACTACACCAAAGTTTTGTTTGGCGAAAAGAACGTTTTTCGTGCCGGAACGATTGGTACCGTGGCCGATAAGACCGCATATGGGTACGTTAAGGCTTACGAACGCGATAAGGGTGAAGTCTACCGACAAGCCGAGGAAGATCGACTGGCAAAGGGCGCAACCGGCGTCAAACGGACCACTGGCCAACATCCGGCTGGAATCATCGTTGTCCCGGATTACATGGACATCTATGATTTCACGCCGATCCAGTATCCAGCCGACGATCAGGATGCCGCTTGGCAAACAACCCACTTCGATTTCCACTCGATTCATGATAATATTTTGAAAATTGATATCTTGGGTCATGATGATCCAACGATGATCCGGATGCTCCAAGATTTGTCAGGCATCGATCCAAAAACGATTCCAATGGATGATCCCGGTGTGATGTCGATTTTCTCCAGCCCAAAAATCTTGGGGGTTACTGAAGATCAGATTCAATCTAAGACTGGAACACTGGGAGTCCCGGAATTTGGAACTCGATTTGTCCGTGGAATGCTTGAACAGACGCATCCAAGTAACTATTCCGAGTTGCTTCAGATTTCCGGTTTGTCCCATGGAACCGATGTTTGGATGGGTAACGCCGATGAGCTGATTAAGAACGGAACGGCAACCATTGCCAACGTGATTGGGTGCCGGGATAACATCATGACCGACTTAATCAATTGGGGACTGGACTCTGAATTGTCTTTCCAGATTATGGAAAGTGTTCGTCATGGTCGTGGAATTCCTGACGACTGGCAAGCCGAAATGAAGAAAGCCAAGATACCTGATTGGTATATTCAATCGTGTCTGAAGATTAAGTATATGTTCCCCCGCGCCCATGCGGCTGCTTACATTTTGATGGCCCTTCGGATTGCCTATTTCAAAGTCTACTTCCCAATGGTTTACTATGCTTCATACTTCTCCGTTCGTGCCGATGATTTTGATATTGTCTCGATGTGCAGAGGTAAAGAAGCGGTCAAAAATGCCATGCGGATGATTAATGATAAGGGAATGGAAGCTTCGACCAAAGAGAAGAACCTGCTGACAGTTTTGGAACTGGCCAATGAGATGCTCGAACGCGGGTATCATTTTCAAATGGTGGATTTGGACAAGTCTGATGCCAGTCAATGGCTGATCGATGGTGATACGTTAATTGCACCATTTAATTCAGTTCCAGGATTGGGATTGAACGTGGCTAAGCAAATTGTTGCTGCCAGAGAGGACAAGCCGTTTATTTCCAAAGAAGACTTAGCCAAACGCGGTAAAGTTTCCAAAACTTTGATTGACTTCATGACTGAGAACAATGTGCTGGCGGGATTGCCAGATGAAAATCAGTTGAACTTGTTTGATTTGATGTAA
- the rimP gene encoding ribosome maturation factor RimP — protein MSNVVETVKQVVEPILEKHSFYLFDVEFVKENKSWYLRVYIDKKGGITIDDCVLVSDELSEKLDAMDPDPIPQAYFLEVSSPGAERPLRNDAELKQAIGEYIHVSLYQNLNGNKTFEGILKSLDDDKLVLQNDKWGKQDTLEVPRNLIAKARLAIQF, from the coding sequence TTGAGCAATGTTGTTGAAACGGTCAAACAAGTTGTTGAACCAATTCTGGAAAAACACTCATTTTACTTATTCGATGTTGAGTTTGTAAAAGAGAACAAAAGCTGGTATTTACGGGTTTATATTGATAAAAAAGGCGGCATTACCATTGATGACTGCGTCTTGGTCAGCGATGAATTAAGCGAAAAGCTGGATGCAATGGATCCCGACCCGATCCCCCAGGCCTATTTCCTGGAAGTTTCGTCTCCGGGTGCTGAGCGACCACTTAGAAACGACGCCGAACTCAAACAGGCAATTGGCGAGTATATTCACGTTTCCCTCTATCAAAATCTTAACGGCAATAAAACATTTGAAGGCATCCTGAAGTCGTTGGATGACGACAAACTGGTGCTTCAAAATGATAAGTGGGGTAAGCAGGATACGTTGGAAGTACCGCGGAACTTAATTGCCAAAGCACGGCTTGCAATTCAATTTTAG
- the nusA gene encoding transcription termination factor NusA: MSKELLGALSALEEEKGIKKEVVIEALEAALVSAYKRNYGQAQNVEVSFDDKKGEMHVYAVKTVVDDVVDDQLQVSLDEALEINKGYELGDEIKFEVTPKNFGRIAAQTAKQVIMQRVREAERENVFDEYSKYEDELVTGTVERQDTRFVYVNLGKVEAVMGSKDQMPNEVYRPQDRIKVYVTKVENATKGPQVFVSRTATGMLKRLFEQEVPEIYDGTVEIVSIAREAGDRAKVAVRSNNSDIDPVGTAVGPRGQRVQTIVNELHGENMDIVEWDEDDASYIANSLNPAEVIDVIFDDDNERACTVIVPDYQLSLAIGKKGQNARLAAKLTGFKIDIKSETEAKEILADKAAAASDDTEADEASDQGDQTEDSTEDAPTDGADVNTNPDESNEDTQD, from the coding sequence ATGAGTAAAGAACTTTTAGGAGCGCTGTCTGCTCTGGAAGAAGAAAAGGGCATCAAAAAAGAGGTTGTCATTGAAGCCTTGGAAGCCGCGTTGGTTTCTGCATACAAACGAAACTACGGTCAGGCCCAAAACGTTGAAGTGTCATTCGACGACAAAAAAGGCGAGATGCACGTTTACGCCGTTAAAACGGTGGTCGACGATGTTGTTGATGACCAGCTTCAGGTATCTCTTGATGAGGCCCTTGAAATTAACAAAGGTTACGAACTGGGAGACGAAATCAAATTTGAAGTGACCCCCAAGAACTTTGGCCGAATTGCTGCTCAAACTGCTAAGCAGGTAATCATGCAGCGGGTTCGGGAAGCTGAACGGGAAAACGTTTTTGATGAATATTCCAAGTATGAAGATGAATTGGTGACCGGAACTGTCGAGCGTCAAGACACCCGATTTGTTTACGTTAATCTGGGGAAAGTTGAAGCCGTTATGGGTTCAAAAGACCAGATGCCCAACGAAGTCTATCGTCCACAGGATCGTATCAAGGTCTATGTCACCAAAGTTGAGAATGCGACCAAGGGCCCTCAGGTGTTTGTCAGCCGAACGGCTACAGGGATGCTCAAACGTTTATTTGAACAAGAAGTTCCCGAGATTTATGATGGAACTGTGGAAATTGTCTCAATTGCCAGAGAGGCCGGCGACCGGGCCAAAGTTGCCGTTCGCTCAAACAACTCCGACATTGACCCGGTTGGAACCGCCGTTGGCCCAAGAGGTCAGCGGGTTCAAACCATTGTTAACGAACTCCACGGCGAAAACATGGATATCGTTGAATGGGATGAAGACGATGCATCTTACATCGCCAACTCCTTGAATCCCGCAGAGGTCATTGATGTTATCTTTGATGATGACAACGAGCGGGCCTGCACGGTCATTGTGCCTGACTACCAGTTGTCATTAGCAATTGGTAAGAAGGGGCAAAATGCTCGGTTGGCAGCTAAGCTAACGGGCTTCAAGATTGACATCAAATCAGAAACTGAAGCCAAGGAAATTCTTGCCGACAAAGCCGCTGCCGCTAGCGATGATACAGAAGCTGATGAGGCTTCCGACCAAGGCGATCAAACAGAGGATTCAACTGAGGATGCCCCGACAGACGGTGCGGATGTTAATACCAATCCCGATGAGTCGAATGAGGACACTCAAGACTAA
- the rnpM gene encoding RNase P modulator RnpM — translation MKKRKIPMRKDIVTGEMAPKKELVRIVRDSDGHVSIDETGKKSGRGAYISINVEIARKAKAEHTFEKVFSTTLDDNFYDDLIAYVDHKQARKELFEDGQ, via the coding sequence TTGAAAAAACGAAAAATTCCAATGCGTAAAGATATCGTTACTGGTGAAATGGCGCCGAAAAAGGAATTAGTCAGAATTGTCCGTGACTCAGACGGCCACGTTTCAATCGATGAGACTGGAAAGAAATCCGGCCGTGGTGCCTACATCTCAATTAACGTTGAGATTGCCCGCAAAGCTAAAGCGGAACACACTTTTGAAAAAGTCTTTTCAACAACTTTGGATGACAACTTTTATGACGATCTAATTGCCTATGTTGACCATAAGCAAGCCCGAAAAGAGTTGTTTGAAGATGGACAATGA
- a CDS encoding L7Ae/L30e/S12e/Gadd45 family ribosomal protein has protein sequence MDNDQAILNFLGLARRASKIVSGQDMLLSQIRSGKIFFLFIAEDTGKATQKKFNDKSNYYHIPVNNSYTKAVLSEAIGMKRTIIGISDRGMAKKLVELTDNNKGE, from the coding sequence ATGGACAATGATCAGGCAATTTTGAATTTTTTAGGTCTGGCACGGCGGGCAAGCAAAATTGTCTCCGGTCAAGATATGCTTTTGTCTCAAATCCGCAGCGGCAAGATTTTTTTCTTGTTTATCGCAGAAGACACCGGCAAGGCAACTCAAAAGAAGTTTAATGATAAGTCAAATTACTATCATATACCCGTGAATAACAGTTACACTAAAGCAGTGCTTAGTGAAGCAATTGGAATGAAACGAACCATTATTGGCATTTCCGATCGGGGTATGGCAAAAAAATTGGTTGAATTAACCGATAACAATAAAGGAGAGTGA
- the infB gene encoding translation initiation factor IF-2: MGKKRIYELAKELNVSSKQIVDRGNKQGFDIKNHMSTVDANQERQIRAMFSKGGNQSTGNSQSSHKSSNNNVHSASSKPKEHATAHAQSRPAAHHDSNGSHPVSRNTQQANRNAESNRSNNGHSSVARNTNNTAQRNHSNNNNHSNSQNHSNNSNQSNNHRTNQNNDRRNHQASNNSSNTSTRNTNSHSTGSNTTASNHTSSNNNSNTNRSSNNFSNHNTGSGRFGGSLNRNNNRGGSRKAKKKRNKKQRKQKNQRLREVEHHGAPERKNRPLPKVLEYQDGMNAQELGKLLHREPAEIVKKLFMLGVMVNQNQSLDKDTIEILAADYGIEAKEKVHEDLSDLDKIFEKEMENTDHLVSRPPVVTIMGHVDHGKTTLLDHLRHSHITAGEAGGITQAIGAYQVRHGDNLITFLDTPGHAAFTEMRARGANITDITILVVAADDGVMPQTIEAINHAKAAKTPIIVAINKIDKPDANPQHVTDQLMQYGLVPEKLGGDTIFVDISAKFGKNIDELLDMIILEAEVMELKADPDQPAAGSVIEARLDQGKGPVATLLVQQGTLHVGDPIVVGHTFGRVRTMTNERGRDVKKATPSSPVSITGLNEVPEAGDRYVVFDDEKTARAVGEERAKEAQVEERRKTTRVTLDSLFDSLKEGEMKEVDIVIKADVQGSVEALANSLQKIEVEGVKVNIIHSGVGAINESDVALAEASNAIIIGFNVRPTPQAKSQADSDHVDIRLHQVIYNAIDEVESAMKGMLAPTYTEQVTGEVEVRDIFKASKVGTIAGGMVVDGVVQKNSKVRLIRDGVVVYTGELNSLKRFKDDVNEVKQGFELGLTIKDYNDIKVGDVIEAYVMKQVPVK, translated from the coding sequence ATGGGGAAAAAGCGAATTTACGAATTAGCTAAAGAACTGAATGTCTCCAGTAAGCAAATCGTTGACCGTGGTAATAAACAGGGCTTCGATATCAAAAATCACATGTCAACCGTTGACGCTAACCAAGAGCGTCAAATTCGGGCGATGTTTAGTAAAGGCGGCAATCAATCGACTGGAAACAGTCAATCAAGCCATAAGAGCAGCAATAACAATGTTCATTCAGCAAGCTCAAAGCCAAAAGAACATGCCACTGCTCATGCACAAAGTCGACCGGCTGCTCACCATGACAGCAACGGGTCCCATCCGGTAAGCCGAAACACACAGCAGGCTAACCGAAATGCAGAGAGCAACCGTAGTAACAACGGCCACTCAAGTGTTGCTCGCAACACAAATAATACTGCTCAAAGAAATCATTCCAACAATAATAACCATTCGAATAGTCAAAATCATTCCAACAATTCGAACCAGTCCAATAATCACCGGACCAACCAGAATAATGATCGACGCAATCACCAAGCTTCAAACAATTCATCCAATACGTCGACCCGTAATACAAACAGTCATTCAACTGGCAGCAATACAACTGCAAGCAATCATACCAGTTCGAATAATAACAGTAATACAAACCGTAGTTCCAACAATTTCTCAAATCACAATACCGGCAGTGGTCGTTTTGGCGGCAGCTTGAACCGGAATAATAATCGTGGCGGCTCCCGCAAAGCCAAGAAGAAGCGCAACAAGAAACAACGTAAGCAAAAGAATCAACGATTGCGTGAAGTTGAACACCATGGTGCACCGGAACGAAAGAATCGTCCATTACCAAAGGTGCTTGAATATCAAGATGGTATGAACGCCCAGGAATTGGGTAAATTGTTGCATCGTGAGCCAGCAGAAATTGTTAAGAAGCTATTTATGCTCGGCGTCATGGTGAACCAAAACCAATCACTTGATAAGGATACGATTGAGATTTTGGCAGCCGACTATGGTATTGAAGCAAAAGAAAAAGTCCACGAAGATTTGTCCGATTTGGATAAGATCTTTGAAAAAGAAATGGAGAATACCGATCACTTGGTATCCCGACCACCAGTTGTGACGATCATGGGACACGTTGACCATGGTAAAACCACTTTGCTGGATCACTTGCGGCATTCACACATTACTGCTGGTGAAGCAGGGGGAATTACTCAAGCAATCGGTGCTTATCAAGTTCGTCACGGTGACAACCTGATCACTTTCTTGGATACTCCTGGACATGCCGCTTTTACTGAAATGCGTGCTCGTGGTGCCAATATTACCGATATCACGATTTTGGTGGTTGCTGCCGACGATGGCGTAATGCCTCAAACTATTGAGGCTATCAACCATGCCAAAGCTGCCAAGACGCCAATCATTGTGGCTATCAACAAGATCGATAAACCGGATGCCAATCCACAACATGTTACCGATCAATTGATGCAGTATGGTCTGGTTCCTGAAAAACTTGGTGGTGATACCATCTTCGTTGATATTTCAGCCAAATTTGGTAAGAATATTGACGAATTGCTTGATATGATCATCTTGGAAGCAGAAGTGATGGAATTGAAGGCTGATCCGGATCAACCCGCTGCCGGATCGGTAATTGAAGCTCGTCTGGATCAAGGTAAGGGGCCGGTTGCCACTTTACTGGTTCAACAAGGCACTTTACACGTCGGTGACCCAATCGTTGTTGGTCATACATTCGGCCGAGTGCGGACCATGACGAACGAACGTGGCCGCGATGTTAAGAAAGCGACGCCATCAAGCCCAGTATCAATCACTGGTTTGAATGAAGTACCAGAAGCCGGCGATCGTTACGTCGTCTTTGATGATGAAAAGACCGCTCGTGCCGTTGGTGAAGAACGTGCCAAGGAAGCTCAAGTTGAGGAACGACGAAAGACCACCCGGGTTACCTTGGACAGCTTGTTTGATTCGCTTAAAGAAGGCGAAATGAAGGAAGTTGACATCGTAATCAAAGCTGACGTGCAAGGCTCAGTTGAGGCTTTGGCTAACAGTCTGCAAAAGATTGAAGTTGAAGGCGTCAAGGTCAACATCATTCATTCCGGAGTTGGTGCGATTAATGAAAGTGATGTTGCCTTGGCCGAAGCCAGCAACGCCATTATCATTGGTTTCAACGTTCGACCGACACCACAAGCCAAGTCACAGGCTGACAGCGACCACGTTGACATTCGTCTTCACCAAGTTATTTACAACGCCATTGATGAAGTTGAATCAGCAATGAAGGGGATGCTTGCTCCGACCTACACTGAACAAGTTACTGGTGAGGTTGAAGTGCGTGACATCTTCAAGGCTTCTAAAGTCGGAACGATTGCTGGTGGTATGGTGGTTGACGGTGTCGTTCAGAAGAATAGTAAAGTTCGTTTGATTCGTGACGGAGTCGTTGTCTATACCGGCGAATTAAACAGTTTGAAACGCTTCAAAGATGACGTCAATGAAGTTAAACAAGGCTTTGAATTAGGTTTAACTATCAAAGATTATAACGATATCAAAGTCGGCGATGTGATTGAGGCATATGTCATGAAACAAGTGCCTGTCAAGTAA
- the rbfA gene encoding 30S ribosome-binding factor RbfA yields MAHYRVGRLEQEIQKEVNDILLKRVRDPRVQGVTLTGVEVTGDLQQATIYYSILSDKKEDEETTAKGLEKASGLIRGELGHRLSIYKTPEIKFELDTSVQYGDKIDRLINKLNQDGE; encoded by the coding sequence ATGGCTCATTATCGGGTTGGCCGATTAGAACAGGAAATTCAAAAAGAAGTTAACGACATTCTGTTAAAGCGGGTCCGCGATCCTCGAGTTCAGGGCGTCACTTTAACTGGTGTCGAAGTCACAGGTGATCTCCAGCAGGCGACCATTTATTACAGTATTTTGTCCGATAAAAAAGAGGACGAAGAAACAACTGCAAAGGGATTGGAAAAAGCCAGCGGACTAATCCGCGGCGAACTTGGTCATCGGTTAAGCATTTATAAAACACCGGAAATCAAGTTCGAGCTGGACACATCAGTTCAGTATGGTGACAAGATTGACCGATTAATTAATAAATTAAATCAAGATGGTGAATAA
- the truB gene encoding tRNA pseudouridine(55) synthase TruB, which yields MDGVIALYKERGMTSHDCISKLRKILHTKKVGHTGTLDPNVDGVLPICIGQATKISELLMQSGKVYRGAITLGVAYDSEDLDGHLIEQVPVKTPLTDEQINAALAQLTGDILQTPPMYSAVKVNGHKLYEYARKGITIDRDPRPIHIDYFKQIKPATYDDAAHTQTIYFEVGCSKGTYVRTLAVDFGKRVGLPSVMSDLTRIKSGGFDISQTSTLAQVKEAVAAEDLSIVLHPLSEALAEYPGYQLDDSRWSIVSHGGFLDQSISPTHAPVVRLDYQQQVKALYRLDEQIGQYRPFRMFLA from the coding sequence ATGGATGGCGTAATTGCACTATATAAAGAACGTGGCATGACAAGTCACGACTGCATCAGCAAGTTAAGAAAAATTTTGCACACCAAAAAAGTTGGCCATACCGGCACCTTGGATCCAAATGTCGATGGGGTGCTGCCAATTTGTATCGGCCAGGCGACCAAGATCAGTGAACTGTTAATGCAGTCCGGAAAAGTATATCGCGGTGCGATTACCCTGGGAGTTGCTTATGATAGTGAGGATCTGGACGGTCACTTGATTGAACAGGTGCCGGTTAAAACGCCGCTGACGGATGAACAGATTAACGCCGCTCTGGCTCAATTGACCGGTGACATTCTGCAGACGCCGCCGATGTATTCGGCCGTCAAAGTCAATGGCCACAAGCTCTATGAATATGCGCGCAAGGGGATCACCATTGACCGGGATCCACGTCCGATTCATATTGATTATTTTAAGCAAATTAAGCCGGCAACGTATGATGACGCTGCCCACACGCAGACAATCTATTTTGAAGTCGGCTGTTCAAAGGGGACTTACGTTAGAACGCTGGCAGTAGATTTTGGAAAACGGGTTGGCTTGCCGTCTGTCATGTCTGATCTGACCAGAATTAAAAGCGGTGGTTTTGATATTTCACAGACATCCACTTTGGCTCAAGTCAAAGAAGCCGTTGCTGCGGAAGACCTGAGTATCGTCCTTCATCCGTTATCTGAAGCACTGGCGGAATATCCCGGTTATCAATTGGACGACAGCCGCTGGTCAATCGTTTCTCATGGTGGCTTCTTGGACCAATCAATCAGTCCCACCCACGCGCCGGTGGTTCGATTAGATTATCAACAACAGGTGAAAGCGTTATACCGATTGGATGAACAAATCGGTCAATACAGACCGTTTAGAATGTTTTTAGCTTAA